The following nucleotide sequence is from Ahniella affigens.
GCGCCGACGTGCAACATTGGCGCGCTGCGTCTGGCGCCATTTTGACCGGCGTTGGCACCGTCTTGGCCGACGATCCAAGCCTCACCGCACGAGTGGACGCGCCCTGCGTGGCGCCCGCAAGAGTCGTACTGGATACCAAAGGCCGCCTGCCCGCCTCGGCCAAACTGCTGTCCGACGATGCCCCGACATGGGTACTGACCGCGCCCGAACACGTGAAAAGTCTGCAGACCCGCTGTCCGGCCGCAACAGTCTGGGGGATCGCTCACGGCCCTGACGGCCGCCTGTCCCTCACGGGCGCGCTGGCCTGGCTCGCCGGGCAAGGAATCAATGACCTGATGGTTGAGGCGGGCGGCACGCTCGCTGGCGCCCTGCTTCGGGAAGGCCTGATCGACGAGTGGCTGCTGTATCAAAACACTTGTCTGCTCGGCGATTCAGGCATGCCGGTGTTCGCTGGCTTGAGCCCATCCAACATGGCAGCCAAGCCAGAATGGCAGTGCGTGGACCACCGCCCAATCGGCTCGGATTGGCGCTGGCGTTTGCGTCCGGTCACCGCGACCGGAACCTGATGCACCTTCTGGAGTCCAAATCTCGTATACAAAAGCGTATGGCCTCAAAGCCGACGCGCCACGGCGACAATTGCACAGTTCCCTGCCAGTCGTGCCTAACGGTTTGAATATCTTCTCCACCTACCCTGCCGCATAATGCCTGCATGAGTGAAATTCTGGATGCCCTGAAACGTTCCGAGGCGGCACGTCTGGGCGACGACGCCATCGCCACGCCCATGCCCGCGCCCGTCTGGCACGCGAGCAAACCGCGGCCGATCTGGCCGTGGTTGGCCGTATTGGCGGTCATCGGCGTGGCGCTGGCCGGTACCTGGCAAAACCGGCGCGAATTGTGGCCCGATCGCTTTCCGCCGCTAGCCGAGGTCGATGCGCCGGCAGCATCAGATTCAAACCCATCAGGCTCAAAACAACCGGCCAATCCGCCCGCGCTTGCCGCGAGTGCCCGCAAACCGGCGGAATTGCAGCGCCAGGGTGCAGCGCCTGAACCAGTTCCGGCGCCGCCATCGCCTGCGCCCAGCGGGAGCGCAGCAGAAAACAGTGCTGCCGACATCCAGCCCGATCCCAGTGCGCCTGCCTATGTGGCAGAGCTGGCGCCGATCCCGGCACCTGCACCGGTGCCGCCGAGTCCCGTGTCGCAACCTCCCATGCCGGCCGAGCCCGGTGCACTGCCGACCGTGACACCAACGAATGTGACTGCGCCGAATCCATCCAGCGAGCCGCTAGCGCCTGCAGTCAACGCCGACGCGAGTCTGGCGGTGGAGCCTCCGGCCGTCAGCGTCGACCCAAACGTTTCAGCCATGGCGGTGATGCCAACCGATCCGCCCCAAAACCAATCGATGCCGGTCGATGCGGCGAATCCCGCCATGCCGCCAGATGTGGCGTCGGCGAATCCGGACGACTTGCTGCCGCGCTATGAAGACCTGCCCTATTCGCTACGTCATGACTTGCCACCGGTCAAGTTCAGCATGCATCGCTATGCCGCCGATCCGAACCAGCGCTTCGTGGTCTACAAGGAACGTCGGATCAGTGACAACGGCGTGCTCGATCAAGATTTGTGGCTGAAGCGGGTGCTGCCAGACGGCGCGGTGCTGGAGTTCCGCGGCACCGAGTTTCGGGTTGGTCGCGATTGACCGCTCAAGTAGTTTCGAGAACGCTTTCAACTTGTCCCATCTCGTCCTCTGACCTCGTACCCCGATTGGAACCCAGGCGCTTGCCTGGAACAAAACCAGCCTCGGGGTCGAACCATGACAATCAAACGTACTCACACGGT
It contains:
- the ribD gene encoding bifunctional diaminohydroxyphosphoribosylaminopyrimidine deaminase/5-amino-6-(5-phosphoribosylamino)uracil reductase RibD, whose protein sequence is MMFSAADHGHMAEALRLAELGRYTTKPNPCVGAVLVQGDTVVGRGFHQRAGEPHAEVFALREAGTRAHGATIYVTLEPCAHTGRTPPCADALKTAGVARVVYAVADPNPLVSGKGVARLQAAGVVVQTGLMRDAAQAQIEGFLSRIERGRPFVRVKSATSLDGRIALRSGESKWITGQAARADVQHWRAASGAILTGVGTVLADDPSLTARVDAPCVAPARVVLDTKGRLPASAKLLSDDAPTWVLTAPEHVKSLQTRCPAATVWGIAHGPDGRLSLTGALAWLAGQGINDLMVEAGGTLAGALLREGLIDEWLLYQNTCLLGDSGMPVFAGLSPSNMAAKPEWQCVDHRPIGSDWRWRLRPVTATGT
- a CDS encoding general secretion pathway protein GspB — protein: MSEILDALKRSEAARLGDDAIATPMPAPVWHASKPRPIWPWLAVLAVIGVALAGTWQNRRELWPDRFPPLAEVDAPAASDSNPSGSKQPANPPALAASARKPAELQRQGAAPEPVPAPPSPAPSGSAAENSAADIQPDPSAPAYVAELAPIPAPAPVPPSPVSQPPMPAEPGALPTVTPTNVTAPNPSSEPLAPAVNADASLAVEPPAVSVDPNVSAMAVMPTDPPQNQSMPVDAANPAMPPDVASANPDDLLPRYEDLPYSLRHDLPPVKFSMHRYAADPNQRFVVYKERRISDNGVLDQDLWLKRVLPDGAVLEFRGTEFRVGRD